Genomic DNA from Cheilinus undulatus linkage group 10, ASM1832078v1, whole genome shotgun sequence:
TTCACATGAAAATCGTAagaataaaatatcaaattttaagTGAAGGTAGCCTATATTTTGAGAGTTAAAGAACACATGTTTAACAATGTGGCACAAGTTTGGGCATATCTGCTCCTAATATggatgaaatgataaaaacaccTCTAGGCTGGAAACTGaccataaaagataaaaattaaaacgtTTGTGTTTCCAGATCATATTAGAGCATATACTTAAAACAGGTGGGGCTTGTGGCAGTACTGCCACATCACTCTTAACCACCTGAAAATGGCAACCTGGGTGTTTCTTGAAAAGTTGAtaaattgaggaaaaatgtaaaagataaaaaaacagaagtccaCATATAATGGCAGTTGCGTCAGCTGTTACTTTAAGTCACTAGGGTGGGACAAGCTAACAGCCTTATCTAACTTTTACTGACTGCTTTCAGGCGTCATATAGACCATGTGACTGAGGCTACTGTCAGTTTACAGCAATATCATGGTTATAAATGACGGGTTGTGTTTATTGCTGAGCTCTAAGCTGGTTACTTTGCATACAGTCAAACAGTGGTCACTACAGCTCATGTTTTAATGTCATAACGCAACTAATGACAGCTACAAGTTAATACTAGATTAGCACGTAGGCTAGTTGTCGCTGGACGTTAGACAGCTTCTTGACTAATATATCGGCATGACATTGACCACTTTATTAGAAACaaatattcaataaaacaaCTTCCATGAGAGTTACAGTGAGTTAGCACCAGTTTCCATCTCTGTCCTTGCCTGGTGACTGTCACATCAAAAACACAGTGCCCTCTCTAGCTAACCAAGTCTCAAACTCACCAGGTATGAACTTTGGCGTTTATGTTCCGTCCCATTTTCACTTCGTCTTGTATTCCAAATATGATACGAGCTCGTCTGTCGAAAAAGAAGCGCTAATTTTCGTTTTTGAAAGTGAAAGCCGCATTTCAGCGGTACCAACATCGGCGCCATGTTGACGAAGGAGGACCGCGGTTAGTCAACACGCCGGGAAATACGTCACATCCGGTCTACGGCAACGTTGTCAGTGTCACGAAGCTAGGGAGCAAACGGCTTTACTTGTTGTTAGCACTTCCCTGGCACTACCAACTGTGAGTACGATTTATAAACGACGACATTTACTGTATGGCGGTTAGTCATAACGTCGTAACAGGCAGTCTGCGTACGGTTGTTGCGTAAAGCGGATGATTTTACTTGAAAGCAGCTGGCGAGGCTAAAGGAAGAACACGTTGCTTTCTTTGTCAGGCAGCGGGCAAACAGGCAGTAAGTGGGTCGCTCGGTCAAGAAACGCCATCTGGCTGTAGCACAGTTTTTTAGGAGAAAAACACCTCCATCTCGTACTCAGGATGCCTTGCCACAACCAGCAACTGAACAATATCAACAGTGGCCAGGAACACCCAATGAAGCAAGTACGGTttgcaaacagcagcagcagcagtgtgccCGCAGTGCTGTCCAACTCTGAAGCCTCTGATGCCAGCATACAGCCTGACAGTCAGGATAACCTTGGACTTCCTCAGCTCAAACTGCTCCCCCTGAATGACCAGATCCGAGAATTACAGACCATAATCAGAGACAAGTGAGTCCCTACTCTTTAATATTTGCTTGAATCCCTTTTAACAAATCACTACCCAAAATATGCTAATACATCCAGGCTGGGGCACTGTTGTTTGGCATTTCAAGCAATCACAAACAACCACAGAAATTATTGTGATGGTATTACTCAATTTCTAGGCACCCTCTATCTTGTAAAGACCACATTAGAACTGTGTAATAGTTAAACTTATGTTCACTCTAGTCTCACGTGTATATGGGAAACCATGTGTCAATATGTGTGACACATGTTTTGTATCATCTCCATGTCTttaagtttgtttaaagtggtGATGCAGGAGTCTGATCTGTATTAGATATCTAATAACTGAAGCTGACCTTTTGAAAAATTGGTATTGATTTATCAATCAGGGTACAAAGCTGATCCAATCTCGCCTATTCAATCCCAAACTCACACGTTTACAGATGCCAGACACCCCTCTGATCTACAGTACTATATTTAAGTCTCCAGCAGATTTCCAGAGTTTAACATAATACAGAATAGGCTGAATTTTGGGGACATTTGAGTAAGACGTCTGCACGATGTGTTATCTCTATctggggtaggtgtcagattaGGTGATTAATTTCACATTGCAAATTCAGTCTTCTTTTTATATTTCTCATTGCAGAGGTTTTCATCAGTGATTTAATTTGCTgttaatgaaaacagaatgacatttttgttttttgaaaaaatagagagaaagaaaaaaacattattttaacacaaattcaACAAGCTCTGCAGAGTCCAATGGGGGCACCAAGGTCACCACAAACTGAAGGTTCCTCACTGGAGATTTATGGAAGGACAGAAGATGAGAAGGGAATAAATGTGAATGTGAAtatttgaaaaacacattttccttAGCCCTTTAGTATGTAAATTTGGATAATGCATAATTAAAGTAATGCTTTATTTATTAACATCTTCATAAGTGAGTTTGTGTAGCAACCTTTTTTCACCTTATTCTGATGTAAACAATTCCAATCAATTCCACACATGCATGTTAACAAAACAATAGTCTTTTCCAAATCCCATGTACCAAAAAATGTATATTCATATGGGTGTGCAAGTGTTCAAAATGCGTTCATACTGAGAAGTATACTCAAATGCAGTTTACTACTGGCAAATTGAAGTTGGTATGGACACTCAGTGAATGCCATATTGATGACgtagtgcaggggtgtccaaaatTTTTCTGCCGAAGGCCATATGCAGAAAATTTCAAGGGTGCTGGGGCTACTTTCATTTATCTCCCCTTTATGACATCAAAGTAAGTCAGTCCAGTCCAATTTAGGTAAGATGCACTAAGTGATTTGATATGCTGATGTACGAAAAAAGTACATTCATAAAATGTTGtgtcagaatgtttgtttacaaaattagCACAGTAGCCTTGCCTTGTGCTTAAAGTAAAACATACActaatccaaataaattcatacTATCTTcacaaattatatttttttctgttttctaattGACAGACAAATGTAGTTTTGTGTTGCCTTCCCAGACGAGCCCCCAAGGTCACACAAAACTATACTCATTTGTCAATAGGAAAACACAGATGAACTACACACTACAGAACAGCTCAAGTTTCATGTAATGTGAGCCATTTTTCATTGatgttttagaatttgctgtgggccaattaaaaatgggccaagggcCTCATTttgcccccgggccatagtttggacacccctgatgtagTGAATATTGTACTGTTAGCGTGTGTGTAGTTAATATTAAACATTACTGTATTTTAAAGCAACTGCCTACATAGGCCTATAGGCCTAGCTAATAGCCTACATATATGATGTTTAGGACTAACATAGCACAGTTTATAAAACCACATCAAACAATAGACTAAAATTGAAACTTTCGGAATTTATCACTTGAATCTTGTActattttaatctcagaaatatTAGACTTTATTTTCCTAATGTgtgactttaatttttattattacaaCTTTTATCtctaaatatcttttttttttctttaatatggCCTGTATACTCCATCCTAGGCTACTCTACTTTGCTACTGAAGCAGtgaaatttttgtaaaaacatgtCCATACTCACTGTTTGGCTTCATGAGGATTTTTTGTTTGAGAGGGTGAAGTATGTGGACTTCTTGTTGCCCCATGTTGCCATAATGAGTCATTGTATCGGGGCTCCATTGAGGAAAGTTTTTAATTGATGATACACAAAACTCAGTGTACCTACTCAGAATAGATGGAACAAATGCAAATCTGCTGTTCTGAAACAAAAATCTCATAGAGTCTCATGAGTGTTGATCAGCTCAGAGTTCAGGGTTAGGCACAGAGTTTGTTCTTCTTCTTGAAACGGGCCCCTGATGCAGAGTCGTCTAACCTCAGTTATGTGTCAGGCATGAATAAATCCATCTTACGCGAAAAGTTTTCTCTTTCCTTGTTGAAAACTATTTCAGCCAGCATGTCATAAAACCTCTACAATGTAGCAGTTTAGCCATAGATGGAGTGTAGATGTCATGGCAATAGTTaaatacacattcacacactccCCATGCAAATTACTGGCTGTGAATGCTAGCAGAGTCATATTTGAGCAACTTTGGGTATTAATATGCTGTACCTTTTCAGTAGTCATGGTTCTTTAGCTTCTCACGTTTTTGCCAACTTCATTACCAACTGTTTGTCAACAAATGCATGTTGTTTCAGAGGGATGGTAACAGAACAATGTTTTTTAAGCCAGTATAGTTCCACTTCAAGACCCTCTGTGAATGCCAAAGTGCTCCAAACCATAGTCCTACATATTGCTGCTGTTTTGGATGTAACAAAAGGGGAATGAGCTATAgagaccaaaataaaaatttctAATTTTTCATTGAGGCTGAaaatttttgctgctcttaagACTGCTTCTGATTGGAGACAAAGAGTGGATTTAAAGCATGTCAAGTGAAAAACCAAGTCTGagctttaaaatcaaaactttatttattttatcattttcaggACAACCAGCAGAGGAGactttgtgttttgtgctgATCGACTGGTAAGACTATGATGAAATACTGCCTCCACTGcttttgtgtttaaaatctCTGAGTTTTAAGTTTTATCTTTCTCCAACAACAGATCAGACTCGTCGTAGAAGAGGGTTTGAATCAGCTTCCATATTCAGAGTGCACTGTGACCACGCCAACAGGTAGGGATCTGTTTCTGAAACAAGAACCCCCCTAAATCCTTTCTCCATGATTTCACTGGATATAGATAACCACATTTAATGATGTGACATTAAAATAAGCTCTGTACAGGGATCCCATCTATTGTTTTTCCTCCAGCATGTGTGACTGAGTGGGCTTGTTCCCAGCAGCTACATTTGTCAATGTTCCCATTTCGTTTTTCCCCTCAGGGTACAAGTATGAAGGTGTCAAGTTTGAAAGAGGCAACTGTGGAGTCAGCATAATGAGGAGTGGTAAGTTAAACCCTCCGTGGCTCACCTACCAAATTAGAGTCTTTGCCTTTGTCAGTACGTGTATTATATCTTCCATGCATATGTGAGTTCTGCAGACTGTGCACTTGTACAGTACAGTACATTCTGTTCTGCACAAATTCATCAGGCCAGACTATTGTAAGCTCCTGATCTTAC
This window encodes:
- the uprt gene encoding uracil phosphoribosyltransferase homolog, whose protein sequence is MPCHNQQLNNINSGQEHPMKQVRFANSSSSSVPAVLSNSEASDASIQPDSQDNLGLPQLKLLPLNDQIRELQTIIRDKTTSRGDFVFCADRLIRLVVEEGLNQLPYSECTVTTPTGYKYEGVKFERGNCGVSIMRSGEAMEQGLRDCCRSIRIGKILIQSDEETQKAKVYYAKFPPDVYRRKVLLMYPILSTGNTVIEAVRVLIEHGVQPRHIILLSLFSTPHGANSIIQEFPDITILTTEVHPVAPTHFGQRYFGTD